Genomic window (Haladaptatus caseinilyticus):
CTGGCGTTGAGTTACTACTCACGCTCATCGTTTGTCCCGGTATGCCGTGCTTTCCCCGCGGTTCGCCTCGTTCAATCCGGGATTGTTCACCTTGGTTCGTCCCGGGTTTCTCATTAGCCCCGGTAATCGGTCGTTTCGTTGCTCGCGTGCCATGTGGTTCAATATCTCTGCGTTATTTTAAAAAGGTGTTGGGATCCAGTCGATGATAAAGGTCCAATTATATCTACGATCACACTGACATCACGATAGTGACAGCCGCTTACTCATCGTTGAGTGTGTTCTCGGCTCTTTACTATTTGGAAATCTCAGCTTTCTCCGACTCAGCCGATCATAAACAGGGACGTAAACCAGCACGCTGTCCGCCAACTTCCGTGTGACGTGGACGAACGAGTCCCGGAATGAGCACGCGTTCTGCCCTGTCTGTTCGCTCGGCGACTGGTTTTCGTCAACAGAAACTGAGGTGTCACTTCGTATCTTCGAACCCCCCGAGCAGCAATCGGAAATCACGGTCGTTACCGACGTCGTCGCGGAGGACGTGACACGCATGTCGATTATGGGGTGTATATTCGCGTGTTGGCGCTTTCGGTGCTCGCACAGCATGTTCGTATGGTGGTTTAGAACACCGTCAACGCCGATACCGACTTCGGAGAACTGCGGACGAACCGGCAGAAACTCCCGAAGTAGGCAGTACTTTTACTGACGACGGCCTTGTGTCTTCGCTATGCCAAACACCGGCCACTCGGACGACGAGTTTCCGCCGTGCGCGAACTGCGGCAAACTCGTCGATATCGCGGATCATCATCCGTCCGTCGTCGTCAGATATGGTGGGACCGCAAACGATATCGAACGTACGACGCTCCATTTCTGTAGCGACGACTGTTTGGACGAATGGTCCGGTCCGATTCCGGACTAAGTAACGTCCAAAACCGACGAGAACGCTCTTCGGGCTTTACTCACCTCGAGCGTGTTGGTTTTCGTATGGACATTCAGCTCCCCGAATCGGGCGTCAAACGTGCCGGAATTGCCGTCGGTGTCTGTGTCGGTCTCCTCGTCGGCCTCATTCTTTTCCCAGTCGTGCTACTCGCGGTCGAATTGGTTGGCGCAATCGTGACGGCTGTCGTTTCGGTTCTCACCGAACCTCGTAGGGGTCGTCGTCTGGCATGAACCGACCCAAATCGACGGTCTGTTGGTAGTCCGAGGTGAGGATCGAGTTCAGGCGTGCTGTGAGTTGCTCGCCGTCGCCTGGTTCCCACTCCCGCGGGTCACGAACCGGTATCACGAGGAAACCTCTCCCCTTGATCTCTTCGGCATGGAGCGCACCCATATCGGGTGTTCCTCCGTCGAAACCGTGTTTTCCGGCTTGTGCGGTGAACTCCCAGAAGACGTGCTCGGTTGCCTTTTCGCCGACCGGAAGCAGGATGTGCGCCGCGATCGCTCGGATTTCGGCGTCGAAAAATCGCTCCATATCGGCGTACTCCGCCGGTGTTGGTGCTTGACCTTCCGGCAAACAACACATGTGGAGGTAGCTCATGAACAGGTTTCTGATGGCCGGTTCATCGCTGTAAGCCTCTTCGAGCAAGCCGACATTGTTCAGCACCGGTTGAAGTCTTTCGCCGACCTCGGTTCCCGTGAATGGTATGCTCGTTTCGCGCCCTCCATGTGCTCCCGGATGATCCCCGATGACGTGAAAATCCGCGTTGGCGTCACCGTATCCGAACACGGCACAGGAACCACCGGGGACACATTCGTACTGGCAGGGCGGGCGCATTCCGAACGGGTTGCTGATTCTGTCCGTGACGTTCTGCACGGCGGTGCGTAGGACGCTAGCGGTTAAAGACGGTGCGGTTTTTGACCGCCAAAGCACTTCCCCCCGTGCTATTTTAGTTCCGAACTGTCGGGTTACGTCTCGGTAACACCGCTCCCTCGTGATTACCTTCCACTTCATGTAGGAAACGACCGTATTCGAATGGGGGAGTCCATGGAAACTACGTCCTGATCGAAGCGTACGGCCTCGTCGGTAAGCAACTTTTCGAAGGCGTTCAGCCACTTCGGATTCATCAACTCCGCGTTGTACATCGGCCGAATGACCGGTCGTGGCAGTCGCAGTTTCGCGCCGATTGGGCTGGGTTTGGGGCGTGGTATCGGTGCGATGGAGGAGTAGCCTCTCTATAATTCTGTTGTCTATTTGGAAAAAACCGAAGCGCCGTGTTCGCGCCGTTATTTCTCGTTCACTTCCAGTACTCGTCCTGCCGCGATGGTCTGTCCCATGTCCCGTACCGCGAAGCTTCCAAGTTCGGGAATCTCCGAGGATGGCTCGATCGAGAGCGGTTTTTGTGGCCTGACGGTCACGACGGCGGCGTCACCGCTCTGGATGAAGTCCGGATTCTCCTCTTCCACCTCGCCGCTGGCGGGATTGATTTTCTGGTCGATAGCTTCGATGGTACAGGCGACCTGCGCCGTGTGAGCATGGAAGACCGGCGTGTACCCCGAGGTGATAACCGAGGGGTGTTGCATCACGACAATTTGGGCCGTGAACGTCTCGGCGACCTTCGGCGGGTCGTCCGCCGGACCCGCGACGTCGCCCCTTCGGATGTCGTTTTTCCCGACGCCGCGGACGTTGAAGCCGACGTTGTCACCGGGTCTCGCCTCCGGTACTTCTTCGTGGTGCATCTCGATGGTTTTCACTTCCCCGCTCACGTCGCTCGGTTGGAACGACACGGATTCCCCGATGTTCAGAATCCCCGTCTCGACGCGCCCGACTGGCACCGTTCCGATTCCTGAAATCGTGTACACGTCCTGAATCGGCAGTCGGAGCGGCGCGTCGGTCGGCGGTTCCGGTTCCGGCAGGTTGTTCAGCGCTTCGAGGACGTCTCGGCCCTCGTACCACGGCGTGTTGTCGCTATGTTCGACGATGTTGTCGCCTTCGAGCGCCGAAATCGGAATGAACTCGGCGTTCTCGGTGTCGAACCGAACCTGATTCAGCAGGTCTTTTACTTCGGCGACGACTTCACGGTAGCGGTCCTCGTCGTAATCGACCGCGTCCATTTTGTTGACGGCGACGATGAGTTCGCCGATACCGAGCGTTCGCGCGAGGAAGACGTGCTCCTGCGTTTGCGGTTGGACACCGTCGTCCGCGCCGACGACGAGCACAGCGTTGTCGGCTTGACTCGCGCCGGTAATCATGTTCTTCACGAAGTCGCGGTGTCCGGGTGTGTCCACGATGGTGAAGTAGTATTCGTCGGTGTCGAACTCCTGATGGGCGATGTCGATGGTTACACCGCGTTCTCGCTCTTCGGCGAGGTTGTCCATTACATACGCAAATTCGAACCCGCCTTTGCCTTTCTCCTCTGCTTCTTTTTTGTGCTGTTCGATGACGTGCTCAGGGACACTTCCGGTCTCGAAGAGCAGTCGTCCGACTAATGTCGATTTCCCGTGGTCAACGTGGCCGATGATCGCTAGGTTTTGGTGTGGCTTGTCTGGCATTTCCCCAATCCCCCGTACTAGATGTCTTTCACTCTCAGCGACAAAAACAGTTGTGCCGGTGTATCGATGAACACCCCCGAATTCCTCGACAATTTCCCCGGTTCCGGTTAGATCAAACTGCCGACTTCCTGCGAGACTAGCTGATGGGTAACGATGGTTTTCCGGACGGCTTCCACCAGAGATATCCACTGGGTGCTGTCAGTACGACCGCGACGCCGTTGATTATCCAGTCGGTTTCGAGGATAATGAAACGAACGGAGCGAGATAGCCGTCCACCCGGACGAAAGAGAGTACTTCCTGCGTCAACCACTTGAACAGCTACGAGGCGATTGGAGTTCGACCATTGTATTCCTTCTACCCAAATTCGCGGATAGTAGTTCGACACCTCACGATTTGCCGCTCCCCGCCGATTTAATCCCATGCCACGCGAACCCATGATCGGTATGCGTGCCGCAATTCTGAAAGCGTACGGCGAACCGCTCGCTATCGAGGAGGTACCGAAACCTGACCCAGACCCTCACGGCGTGGTCATCCGAACTGAAGCCTGTGGAATCTGTCGAAGCGACTGGCACGCGTGGCAGGGCCACGGCGAATGGGCCGACGACCAAGTCCCGATCGGGCAGATACTCGGCCACGAACCGGCCGGAACCGTCGTTTCGGTTGGGAAGCAGGTGCGAGGAATCGAGGACGGTGATCGAATCGCGGTTCCGTTCAATCTCGGGCGAGGGTACTGCGAACACTGCCGAAACGGACACGGCAACGTCTGCGAAAACGGACTTTCGCTCGGATTCGAGGCAGCCGTTCCCGGCGCGTTCGCGGAACAGGTGCACGTTCCCTATGCTGATTATAACGCGGTCCATCTCCCTGACGACGTTTCCTCGATCGCGATGGCTGGACTCGGCTGTCGGTTTGTGACCGCCTACCACGCGCTCGCTCATCGCGCCGACCTGACGCCCGGCGATTGGGTCGCGGTACATGGGTGTGGCGGCGTCGGACTCTCGGCAATTCACGTCGCGGACGCCCTCGGTGCGAACGTCATCGCGGTCGATCTGGACGACGACAAACTGGAAGTCGCCCGCGAGCTCGGCGCGGACGAGACGATACGTGCCGAGTCGGAGGATATCTCGACTTCGATTCACACTCGTGTCGGTGGGGCACACATCTCAGTCGACGCGTTGGGAATCGCGGAAACCTGCCGAAACTCCATCGACTGCCTCCGCCAGCGCGGCCAGCACGTTCAACTCGGCCTGACGACCGACGAGGAGCGGGGTGAAGTTTCGCTTCCGACCGACGCGATGACGATGCGCGAAATTACGTTCCTCGGATCCCGTGGGATGCCGCCGTCGCGATACGGCGAACTGCTACGAATGCTCGAGCGGGACGTGCTTTCGCCCGGAAAACTGGTGACGAAGACGGTTTCCCTCGACGGGGTCCCCGCCCGACTCGCCGCGATGAGCGACTACGGCACGTCTGGAATCGAAGTCGTGGATTTTTCGTGATGACCCGCGACCTCTTCGTCTAACCGATCATCCGTACAAAACGAGGTGGCTGCGATACCCTAATTTGTGCTGACGATTGGCTCACGCTCACCGGAACCGGTCCGTACGTGCTGACCGCGGAGCGACCTGGCACTACACGGTCGGAGAACGAGCGTAGAGCGATTCGTCGATCGAACTCTCGATCACGGAATCAGACCGGTGCTTCTTCTAGACAGTTCACCTGCTCCCAGTCGCGGGTGTCGTCCAATCGGTAGAGACGCTGGCGGGCATCCGGGATGTACACCTCTTCCCTGACGGCACCGACTTCGGTCAGGTTTTCCAGCGCGCTCCTGACCGTCCGTGCCGACAATCGTGACCGTTGGACGATTTCCTTCTGCGTGTGAGCACCACTGTACTCCAACACTTTGAACACGAGCTTCGCACTCGGTGGTAACTCACATAGGCTCGTCAAGGTCTGTTTTCCCATGGATCGGAAAATGTGGGCCAACCACTAAACCGCTCGCTAACTCCGAGGTAACCCGGTGTCATGGGTGTCACCCGAGTTGGCCAAAAAACGTAGGTTCTTTGATTACGGACTATGAAGGTAGGAGTATGCAGCCTGAACTTGCAAGTCGGGAGCGCGCAACTGACATCGACCGACTGTTCTGCCGCGAATGTGGGGAGCGATTCGATGCGGACACGGCGACCGACGATGGCTGGCGGTATCGATGCCCGAACGAAGACTGTGATGGGTCAGGGATTCGTGAAGACCTCTATCCGGTAGAGGACGTACTACCGTCCCATCGATAGGACCAGCGGTCCGATCCCATTTTGGCTCCCGTGTTATCTTTCGACTGAATCCGGTTTTTCTCCACCGAACAGATGGAAACCCTTTAAGTCGCCACACTGCACGAAGACGAACATTAGATGCGGTCCGACGGACTCATCATTCAACTCCTCGCGACGCTCCTGCTCGTTTCTGGTCTCGTTCTGACTGGCCACGCGCTCCTCCAGCCGCAGCAAAGCTCCACGACGTACACGCTCACCACGGAACAGGTGAACGAAAACGAACCGGGTGTACGCTCCTCGTCGGTGGCGTACGGCGATCTCTCCGGCGAGGCACGACTCGCCTTCGGGCGCGCGAAACTACAGGGGTCGTACGAGATGGACGACGAGCCACCTGACAAAATCCGGAACTCGTTCGTCGTCGCCAACGAAAAGGTCTTCAGAATCGACGTCACGGAGACCGAACATATAACCGAGCGAATGGCGACCCTGTTCGGCGGAACGACGACCGCGCTCATCGGGGCGTTCGTCTTCGTTTCGTGGCTGGACGTGGTCAGTGGCTTTCGTTCTGGGTCGAATTGAGGTCTCTACACGCTCGTCAAATCATCTATATCTTCCTTCAGCAGGTCGGCGTATTCGAGCCTGATTCGACGTGCTTCCCCGTCCGGCAGCGTCCATCCGTGTTCGATGCGCTCCGATATCGGGTGGTAACGCGTCACGTCGAAACCCATCGTCGTCAGATAGTCCTGCACGCGCAGCGATCCGACTCCTTCGTTGATCGCCTCCTCGCTGAGTTCGTGCAGCTCGGAAAACGGTGGAATGCCGATTTCGTTCGTTCGGACGCCGGCCTCCCCGACGACGACTTCTTTGTACTCCGTCTGTTCCATCAGGTTCGCCACTTCACCGACGAGGCGGAGAATCTGACTCGGAAGTGCGGTGTCCGGAGCGCGCCACTCCACTGTCGGCGACTGCTGGCGCAGTCGAACAGGTGTTAACACGGCATTTTCACGGTCGAAGTACTGACTGAACGTCTCCGTGTCGATACCTCGTTCCCGTGCGAGCAGTTGCAGGACGTGATATCCCTCATCGATGCGCTCTTCCCACTGGGCTTCGCTTTCGACGTATTCCCAGAGGTCACGGTAGCGAGCGAACGTCTCGTGCGATTCGTAGCGATATACCGCCGCACGTGATGAGCACGCCATCCGATTGCCGTCGTAGTACGGCGAGGAGCAGACGAGTGCGAGTGCGGGGTCGAGTGCGGTAAGC
Coding sequences:
- a CDS encoding DUF7576 family protein, producing MPNTGHSDDEFPPCANCGKLVDIADHHPSVVVRYGGTANDIERTTLHFCSDDCLDEWSGPIPD
- a CDS encoding uracil-DNA glycosylase family protein; this encodes MQNVTDRISNPFGMRPPCQYECVPGGSCAVFGYGDANADFHVIGDHPGAHGGRETSIPFTGTEVGERLQPVLNNVGLLEEAYSDEPAIRNLFMSYLHMCCLPEGQAPTPAEYADMERFFDAEIRAIAAHILLPVGEKATEHVFWEFTAQAGKHGFDGGTPDMGALHAEEIKGRGFLVIPVRDPREWEPGDGEQLTARLNSILTSDYQQTVDLGRFMPDDDPYEVR
- the tuf gene encoding translation elongation factor EF-1 subunit alpha produces the protein MPDKPHQNLAIIGHVDHGKSTLVGRLLFETGSVPEHVIEQHKKEAEEKGKGGFEFAYVMDNLAEERERGVTIDIAHQEFDTDEYYFTIVDTPGHRDFVKNMITGASQADNAVLVVGADDGVQPQTQEHVFLARTLGIGELIVAVNKMDAVDYDEDRYREVVAEVKDLLNQVRFDTENAEFIPISALEGDNIVEHSDNTPWYEGRDVLEALNNLPEPEPPTDAPLRLPIQDVYTISGIGTVPVGRVETGILNIGESVSFQPSDVSGEVKTIEMHHEEVPEARPGDNVGFNVRGVGKNDIRRGDVAGPADDPPKVAETFTAQIVVMQHPSVITSGYTPVFHAHTAQVACTIEAIDQKINPASGEVEEENPDFIQSGDAAVVTVRPQKPLSIEPSSEIPELGSFAVRDMGQTIAAGRVLEVNEK
- a CDS encoding zinc-dependent alcohol dehydrogenase family protein — its product is MRAAILKAYGEPLAIEEVPKPDPDPHGVVIRTEACGICRSDWHAWQGHGEWADDQVPIGQILGHEPAGTVVSVGKQVRGIEDGDRIAVPFNLGRGYCEHCRNGHGNVCENGLSLGFEAAVPGAFAEQVHVPYADYNAVHLPDDVSSIAMAGLGCRFVTAYHALAHRADLTPGDWVAVHGCGGVGLSAIHVADALGANVIAVDLDDDKLEVARELGADETIRAESEDISTSIHTRVGGAHISVDALGIAETCRNSIDCLRQRGQHVQLGLTTDEERGEVSLPTDAMTMREITFLGSRGMPPSRYGELLRMLERDVLSPGKLVTKTVSLDGVPARLAAMSDYGTSGIEVVDFS
- a CDS encoding helix-turn-helix domain-containing protein gives rise to the protein MGKQTLTSLCELPPSAKLVFKVLEYSGAHTQKEIVQRSRLSARTVRSALENLTEVGAVREEVYIPDARQRLYRLDDTRDWEQVNCLEEAPV
- a CDS encoding HVO_2901 family zinc finger protein; its protein translation is MQPELASRERATDIDRLFCRECGERFDADTATDDGWRYRCPNEDCDGSGIREDLYPVEDVLPSHR
- a CDS encoding glutamate-cysteine ligase family protein; translated protein: MQSRIVAMAEQWSTESTRRRTASVTGWGMEMKIGIEAEYWVIDESGELVTETDDALNDLFDVSEYVVPEFVIPLLEVQTPPVSSTEELRRELGLILRRVRDTGEERGLSLVPLGTPLASESLDITTERGRLLEEMYGEDMEYAKNCAGTHVHFDKGNVVRQVNLLTALDPALALVCSSPYYDGNRMACSSRAAVYRYESHETFARYRDLWEYVESEAQWEERIDEGYHVLQLLARERGIDTETFSQYFDRENAVLTPVRLRQQSPTVEWRAPDTALPSQILRLVGEVANLMEQTEYKEVVVGEAGVRTNEIGIPPFSELHELSEEAINEGVGSLRVQDYLTTMGFDVTRYHPISERIEHGWTLPDGEARRIRLEYADLLKEDIDDLTSV